The following are encoded together in the Odocoileus virginianus isolate 20LAN1187 ecotype Illinois chromosome 28, Ovbor_1.2, whole genome shotgun sequence genome:
- the PGA5 gene encoding pepsin A-5, whose product MKWLLLLTLVALSECSTFKIPLVKKKSLRRNLLENGKLKEFMQTHKYNLGSKYFREAATLVSDQPLQNYMDTEYFGTIGIGTPAQDFTVIFDTGSSNLWVPSIYCSSEACTNHNRFNPQDSSTYEATSETLSITYGTGSMTGILGYDTVQVGGITDTNQIFGLSETEPGSFLYYAPFDGILGLAYPSISSSGATPVFDNIWDQGLVSQDLFSVYLSSNEESGSVVIFGDIDSSYYSGSLNWVPVSVEGYWQITVDSITMNGESIACSDGCQAIVDTGTSLLAGPTTAISNIQSYIGASEDSSGEVVISCSSIDSLPDIVFTINGVQYPVPPSAYILQSDGVCSSGFEGMDVSTSSGDLWILGDVFIRQYYTVFDRANNQIGLAPVA is encoded by the exons ATGAAGTGGCTGCTCCTGCTTACTTTGGTGGCGCTCtctgagtgcagcaccttcaa GATCCCACTCGTCAAAAAGAAGTCCTTGAGACGGAACCTGTTGGAGAATGGCAAGCTGAAGGAATTCATGCAGACGCACAAATACAACCTGGGCAGCAAGTACTTCCGGGAGGCCGCCACCTTGGTGTCTGACCAGCCCCTTCAGAACTACATGGAT ACGGAGTACTTCGGCACCATCGGCATCGGCACCCCCGCTCAGGACTTCACTGTCATCTTTGACACCGGCTCCTCCAACCTGTGGGTGCCCTCCATCTACTGCTCCAGCGAGGCCTGCA CCAACCACAACCGCTTCAACCCTCAAGATTCCTCCACCTATGAGGCCACCAGCGAGACACTGTCCATCACCTATGGCACCGGCAGCATGACAGGCATCCTTGGATACGACACCGTCCAG GTCGGAGGCATCACCGACACCAACCAGATCTTTGGACTGAGTGAGACAGAACCCGGCTCCTTCCTGTACTATGCTCCCTTCGACGGCATCCTGGGTCTCGCCTACCCTAGCATCTCCTCCTCCGGGGCCACCCCTGTCTTTGACAACATATGGGACCAGGGTCTGGTTTCCCAAGACCTCTTCTCCGTCTACCTCAGCAG CAACGAAGAGAGCGGCAGCGTGGTGATATTTGGTGACATCGATTCTTCTTACTACTCGGGAAGTCTGAACTGGGTGCCTGTTTCTGTTGAGGGCTATTGGCAGATCACTGTGGACAG CATCACCATGAATGGAGAGTCCATCGCTTGCAGCGACGGCTGCCAGGCCATTGTTGACACCGGTACCTCTCTGTTGGCCGGCCCAACCACTGCCATTTCCAATATTCAGAGCTACATTGGAGCCAGCGAGGATTCCTCTGGTGAA GTGGTGATCAGCTGCTCTTCCATCGACAGCCTGCCCGACATTGTCTTCACCATCAATGGTGTCCAGTACCCTGTGCCCCCCAGTGCCTACATCCTGCAG AGCGACGGGGTCTGCTCCAGCGGGTTCGAGGGCATGGATGTCTCCACCTCCTCCGGGGACCTCTGGATCCTGGGTGATGTCTTCATCCGCCAGTACTACACCGTCTTCGATAGGGCCAACAACCAGATCGGCCTGGCTCCCGTGGCCTGA